Proteins found in one Sorghum bicolor cultivar BTx623 chromosome 1, Sorghum_bicolor_NCBIv3, whole genome shotgun sequence genomic segment:
- the LOC8083927 gene encoding protein phosphatase 1 regulatory subunit 11: protein MATRAQPQSSSTGSVTVTIDASSSTSAPPPAAASAPAPAPEAVVLRLKRRAKKKVSWKEGTVDNEGLGRKSSKKCCIFHKEVPFDEDCSDDEAPGGGHRCPRPHGDAGEGTSGGGGCSSSSHDHGHGHGHR, encoded by the coding sequence ATGGCAACGCGTGCGCAGCCGCAGTCTTCTTCGACCGGATCCGTGACGGTGACGATCGATGCGTCGTCCTCCACCTCAGCCCCGCCCCCGGCGGCCgcgtcggcgccggcgccggccccCGAGGCGGTGGTGCTGCGCCTGAAGCGGCGGGCCAAGAAGAAGGTGTCGTGGAAGGAGGGGACGGTGGACAACGAGGGCCTGGGCCGCAAGAGCTCGAAGAAGTGCTGCATATTCCACAAGGAGGTCCCCTTCGACGAGGACTGCAGCGACGACGAGGCCCCCGGCGGCGGCCACCGGTGCCCTCGCCCTCACGGTGACGCCGGCGAGGggaccagcggcggcggcgggtgctCGTCCTCTTCCCACgaccatggccatggccatggtcACCGCTGA